One genomic window of Glycine max cultivar Williams 82 chromosome 16, Glycine_max_v4.0, whole genome shotgun sequence includes the following:
- the LOC100527664 gene encoding 40S ribosomal protein S8: protein MGISRDSMHKRRATGGKKKAWRKKRKYELGRQPANTKLSSNKTVRRIRVRGGNVKWRALRLDTGNYSWGSEAVTRKTRILDVVYNASNNELVRTQTLVKSAIVQVDAAPFKQWYLQHYGVEIGRKKKTAAKKETAEEGAAAVAVEEAKKSNHLQRKLEKRQKDRKLDAHIEEQFGGGRLLACISSRPGQCGRADGYILEGKELEFYMKKLQKKKGKGAA, encoded by the exons ATGG GTATCTCCAGAGATTCTATGCACAAGAGGCGTGCCACTGGTGGCAAGAAGAAGGCatggaggaagaagagaaa GTATGAGCTTGGTCGCCAGCCTGCTAACACTAAGCTGTCAAGCAACAAGACAGTCAGGAGGATCCGGGTTAGAGGTGGAAATGTGAAGTGGAGGGCACTGAGATTGGATACTGGAAATTACTCCTGGGGAAGTGAAGCTGTAACTCGCAAGACTCGTATACTAGATGTGGTTTACAATGCCTCAAACAACGAGCTTGTGCGTACTCAGACTCTTGTAAAAAGTGCTATTGTTCAGGTTGATGCTGCTCCATTCAAACAGTGGTACCTTCAGCACTATGGTGTTGAGATTGGTAGGAAGAAGAAGACAGCTGCCAAGAAGGAAACTGCAGAG GAGGGTGCTGCTGCTGTTGCTGTGGAAGAAGCCAAAAAGAGTAATCATCTGCAGAGAAAATTGGAGAAGCGCCAGAAAGATCGTAAGCTTGATGCTCACATTGAGGAGCAGTTTGGTGGTGGGCGTTTGCTTGCTTGCATTTCCTCTCGGCCTGGTCAATGTGGCAGAGCTGACGg CTACATTTTGGAAGGTAAGGAGTTGGAGTTTTACATGAAAAAACTccagaaaaagaagggaaaggGTGCTGCTTGA